A stretch of the Marivirga tractuosa DSM 4126 genome encodes the following:
- a CDS encoding DUF6992 family protein: MQKLFLTLILVLFLFTFDTFAQNSSIAEAYKQDVKIRKTGMAILGTWAVGNMITGAIGRSQSSGQTAYFHEMNLIWNVVNLGIAGAGYYFTATGEMPENASALLNDQVSFQKTLLFNAGLDLAYIAGGFYLMERAKSTTNRPERLKGYGKSVILQGSFLFVFDIILHTIHSKQSSQISDFLTHVQLGPNQVGFLIGL; this comes from the coding sequence ATGCAAAAACTATTTCTAACCCTTATCCTTGTCTTATTTCTATTCACTTTTGACACATTTGCTCAAAATTCATCTATTGCCGAAGCCTATAAACAGGATGTAAAAATCAGAAAAACCGGAATGGCTATTTTGGGTACATGGGCGGTTGGAAATATGATAACAGGAGCTATTGGAAGAAGTCAATCTAGTGGACAAACAGCTTATTTTCATGAAATGAATCTGATTTGGAATGTGGTAAATTTAGGGATAGCTGGAGCAGGATATTATTTCACTGCAACTGGTGAAATGCCAGAAAACGCCTCTGCCTTGTTGAATGATCAAGTTAGCTTTCAAAAAACTTTACTATTCAATGCGGGCTTAGATTTGGCTTATATAGCTGGTGGATTTTATTTAATGGAAAGAGCTAAAAGCACTACTAATAGACCTGAAAGATTAAAAGGTTATGGTAAATCTGTGATTTTGCAAGGTAGTTTCCTATTTGTTTTTGATATCATTTTGCACACTATCCATAGCAAACAAAGCAGCCAGATCTCAGATTTTTTAACTCATGTGCAATTAGGTCCCAATCAGGTTGGGTTTCTGATTGGGTTGTAA
- a CDS encoding LysE family translocator: MFAVITKGVLFGLLLAVMLGPVFFALIQNSIIKGFKAGIYMALGIAVADTAYIFLMYFSVRLFENNDTVSVWMGAIGGLIILVTGILSLRKKSVKQEEQNVNTQKSNFFKQFAKGFILNGINPFVLLYWLGVMTLVTKSYVYDDYEVIVFFSAIIGTLLITDFSKVALSHRLRAWVTPKRLNIMNKIVGVALILFSFRLFYHAIEHYH, encoded by the coding sequence ATGTTTGCAGTTATCACCAAAGGTGTATTGTTTGGATTGCTGCTGGCTGTAATGTTAGGGCCAGTATTTTTTGCGCTTATTCAAAATAGCATAATTAAAGGTTTTAAGGCCGGGATTTATATGGCTTTAGGTATTGCAGTAGCAGATACTGCCTATATTTTCTTGATGTATTTCAGCGTAAGGCTTTTCGAAAATAATGATACCGTTTCAGTTTGGATGGGTGCTATAGGCGGTCTGATTATATTGGTTACAGGAATTTTGAGTCTGCGAAAAAAGAGTGTAAAGCAGGAAGAACAGAATGTAAACACACAAAAATCTAATTTCTTTAAGCAGTTTGCCAAAGGGTTTATTTTAAATGGGATAAATCCTTTTGTTTTGCTTTATTGGTTAGGTGTAATGACCCTAGTTACAAAAAGCTATGTTTATGATGATTATGAAGTCATTGTGTTTTTCTCGGCAATAATCGGGACTTTATTAATTACTGATTTTTCAAAAGTAGCACTTTCTCATCGATTGAGAGCTTGGGTGACACCAAAGAGGCTAAATATTATGAACAAAATAGTGGGTGTAGCACTTATATTATTTTCATTTAGGCTGTTTTACCACGCTATTGAACATTATCATTAA
- a CDS encoding GH3 family domain-containing protein produces MTLLGNLIKQGIRIRESLDQDFTPPFELQKTEFRKLIISARNTQFGKAYSFSGILHSLKKHDNNSFYQDFKSQVPVHDYNKMYENWWHKCLEGEKDVTWHGAIKYFALSSGTSGASSKHIPVSLEMVKAIQKTSVRQILSLSRYEGLPSSVFEGGTLMVGGSTDLQDNGNYAEGDLSGITTSRIPFWFQRFYKPGKAISRKKDWEDKLEQMTLKAKDWNITIIAGVPAWITILIEKIIKHYNLNNIHEIWPNFEIYVHGGVAFEPYKKGFQKLLGRDINYIETYLASEGFIAFQANQGVDSMRLVLNNGIFYEFIPFTDKNFDDEGNMVEDPKTLMIDEVEENVEYALLISTCSGAWRYLIGDTIRFVSKADSEIVITGRTKHFLSLCGEHLSVDNMNHALLDVSTEMGFDLKEFTVLGVKHGSLFGHDWYVGTDSASVDETILREKLDNRLKELNDDYRVERIAALKDITVKVLPNNVFIEFMEQNGKVGGQNKFPRVLKGDKQKAWLDYLAEKSIK; encoded by the coding sequence ATGACACTTTTAGGAAACCTCATTAAACAGGGAATACGAATTCGAGAGAGTTTGGATCAGGATTTCACGCCCCCTTTTGAATTGCAAAAAACTGAATTTCGCAAATTGATTATTTCTGCCCGTAATACACAATTTGGAAAGGCCTATAGTTTCTCTGGTATTCTACATTCTTTAAAAAAGCATGATAACAATAGTTTTTATCAAGATTTTAAATCGCAGGTTCCAGTTCATGATTACAATAAAATGTATGAAAACTGGTGGCACAAGTGTCTTGAAGGGGAAAAAGATGTCACCTGGCATGGTGCCATTAAATATTTTGCATTAAGCTCGGGTACATCTGGTGCTTCTTCAAAACATATACCTGTCTCTTTAGAGATGGTAAAAGCCATTCAGAAAACCAGTGTTCGGCAAATATTATCACTTTCAAGGTATGAAGGTTTACCTTCTTCCGTTTTTGAGGGCGGAACTCTCATGGTAGGGGGAAGTACTGATTTACAGGATAATGGCAATTATGCCGAAGGAGATTTAAGCGGAATTACCACTTCACGAATCCCTTTTTGGTTTCAGCGTTTTTACAAACCTGGCAAAGCTATTTCCAGAAAAAAGGATTGGGAAGATAAGCTGGAACAAATGACCTTAAAAGCTAAGGATTGGAACATCACCATCATTGCTGGAGTGCCTGCATGGATCACCATTTTAATAGAAAAAATTATAAAGCATTATAATCTTAACAATATTCATGAAATATGGCCAAATTTTGAAATTTACGTTCATGGAGGGGTGGCATTTGAACCCTATAAGAAGGGTTTTCAAAAACTGCTTGGCAGGGATATTAATTACATTGAAACCTATTTAGCTTCAGAGGGATTTATTGCCTTTCAGGCTAACCAGGGAGTTGATAGCATGAGATTGGTGCTGAACAATGGTATTTTCTATGAATTTATTCCATTTACGGATAAAAATTTTGACGATGAGGGGAACATGGTGGAAGACCCTAAGACTTTAATGATAGATGAAGTCGAGGAAAATGTAGAGTATGCATTATTGATTTCTACTTGTTCAGGTGCATGGCGTTATTTAATAGGTGATACAATTAGATTTGTTTCGAAAGCCGATTCTGAAATTGTTATTACAGGAAGGACAAAGCATTTCCTAAGTCTTTGTGGAGAACACCTTTCTGTAGATAATATGAATCATGCACTTCTGGATGTTTCTACCGAAATGGGTTTTGATTTAAAGGAATTTACAGTTTTGGGTGTAAAGCATGGCTCTTTATTTGGCCATGATTGGTATGTAGGAACTGATAGTGCATCTGTTGATGAAACCATTTTAAGAGAAAAGTTGGACAATAGATTAAAAGAGCTTAATGATGATTATAGAGTAGAGAGGATTGCTGCTTTGAAAGATATTACAGTGAAAGTTTTGCCTAATAATGTGTTTATTGAATTCATGGAGCAAAATGGAAAAGTCGGAGGGCAAAACAAGTTTCCAAGAGTATTGAAAGGAGATAAACAAAAAGCGTGGTTGGATTATCTAGCTGAAAAAAGTATCAAATAA
- a CDS encoding YggS family pyridoxal phosphate-dependent enzyme has translation MSIAGNLSAVKESLGKCHLVAVSKTKPNEDLMAAYDAGQRALGENKVQEMTDKAEVLPKDIEWHMIGHLQRNKVKYIAPFVHLIHSVDSVRLLKEINKQGKKIDRVIPVLLQIHIAEEENKYGLDEDELHELLSSEAFKEMNHVAVQGLMGMATFTDDTEKIRREFKSLKKLFDKTAEQYNDEKLNLKELSMGMSGDYEIAIEEGSTMVRIGSKIFGERN, from the coding sequence ATGAGTATAGCGGGAAATTTATCGGCAGTAAAAGAATCTTTAGGAAAATGCCATTTAGTGGCCGTAAGCAAGACAAAGCCAAATGAAGATTTAATGGCAGCATATGATGCTGGTCAAAGAGCACTAGGTGAAAATAAAGTGCAAGAAATGACCGATAAGGCTGAAGTATTACCCAAAGATATTGAATGGCACATGATAGGTCATTTACAAAGAAATAAAGTGAAATATATCGCACCCTTTGTTCATTTAATCCATTCTGTAGATAGTGTTCGCTTACTTAAGGAAATCAATAAACAAGGTAAAAAAATCGACAGAGTGATTCCTGTTTTACTTCAAATCCACATTGCTGAGGAAGAAAATAAGTACGGCCTAGACGAGGATGAATTGCATGAACTACTATCTTCAGAAGCCTTTAAAGAAATGAATCATGTGGCAGTGCAAGGCTTGATGGGGATGGCTACTTTTACAGATGATACTGAAAAAATAAGAAGGGAATTTAAAAGTTTGAAAAAGCTGTTTGATAAAACTGCAGAACAATATAATGATGAAAAGCTCAATTTGAAGGAATTATCCATGGGTATGAGTGGAGATTACGAAATAGCTATAGAAGAAGGTAGCACAATGGTAAGGATTGGGAGTAAGATATTTGGGGAAAGAAATTGA
- a CDS encoding DUF423 domain-containing protein, with product MTSKLIIIIGSISGAISVVLGAFGAHALKDSLTASGRLETYETAVKYQMYHSLAMILLGILMIHFQHRFLNYASYSFLIGTIIFSGSLYVLCATGITKLGAITPIGGLFLIAAWVLLAIGVGKAA from the coding sequence ATGACAAGTAAATTAATAATCATAATTGGAAGTATTTCAGGAGCTATTTCAGTGGTTTTAGGCGCTTTTGGAGCTCATGCTTTGAAAGATAGCTTAACTGCTTCAGGAAGATTGGAAACTTATGAAACAGCTGTTAAATATCAGATGTACCACAGTTTGGCAATGATTCTCTTAGGGATATTGATGATTCATTTTCAGCATAGATTTTTAAATTATGCATCTTATTCGTTTTTGATAGGCACTATTATTTTTTCCGGTAGCTTATATGTGCTTTGCGCAACAGGAATTACAAAATTAGGAGCTATCACTCCTATTGGTGGTTTATTTCTGATTGCTGCTTGGGTTCTTTTGGCAATTGGCGTAGGAAAAGCTGCATAA
- a CDS encoding toxin-antitoxin system YwqK family antitoxin, giving the protein MRSYFLIFSLVFLSCFAANAQNLQKITNYYDSVENKKTKEVYFIANGDSSQIEGDYKKYYESGELMAKGSFEDGQEEGLFEMFYPDGELMRTTEFADGSRTGKTVVYGKEGNILQEAYFEDDTLNGKLKLYYPTGQLKSESDFKDGKPDGEVLEYFEDGALAQRIRYKSGEPNGLTESYYPNGKMKTEEHYVDGKLSGEFKTFFENGQLETVFENQKGVKTGEFRTYDREGNLILIGFYKEGKLEGENTSYYPNGDVKIERNYKEGFLSGEFKEYNQDGKLKTKTIYSNEAKDREVEAHWGNGEVKSKKYFKGDQPFGEWEFYNENGGLIKIENYSNGQLHGPYSEYFPDGDLKYEVNYQAGKKSGLEILYYPNGQEKETTIFKFGKAHGEHFKYHENGEVALNAKYAGSKKVEEWKYFDKEGELLKTEIYFNDKLKETKMPDKQN; this is encoded by the coding sequence ATGCGATCCTATTTTCTGATTTTTTCTCTTGTTTTCTTATCATGCTTTGCTGCTAATGCACAGAATTTACAAAAAATAACTAACTATTATGATAGTGTTGAAAACAAGAAGACTAAAGAAGTTTACTTCATAGCCAATGGAGATAGTAGCCAAATAGAAGGGGATTATAAAAAATATTACGAAAGTGGTGAACTCATGGCAAAAGGCTCTTTTGAAGACGGTCAAGAGGAAGGTCTTTTTGAAATGTTTTATCCAGATGGAGAGCTGATGCGCACCACTGAATTTGCTGATGGGAGCCGAACAGGAAAGACTGTGGTTTATGGTAAAGAAGGAAATATTCTCCAAGAGGCCTATTTTGAAGATGACACATTAAATGGTAAACTAAAACTGTACTATCCAACTGGTCAATTGAAAAGCGAAAGTGATTTTAAAGATGGTAAACCTGATGGAGAGGTCTTGGAGTATTTTGAGGATGGTGCTTTAGCGCAAAGAATTAGATATAAAAGTGGTGAGCCTAATGGCTTAACTGAAAGTTATTACCCTAACGGGAAAATGAAAACGGAGGAACATTATGTTGATGGTAAGCTAAGTGGTGAATTTAAAACCTTTTTTGAAAATGGACAGTTGGAGACAGTTTTTGAAAATCAGAAAGGCGTAAAAACCGGAGAGTTTAGAACTTATGATCGAGAAGGTAACTTAATTTTAATTGGTTTTTATAAAGAGGGGAAATTAGAGGGTGAAAATACTTCTTATTATCCTAATGGAGATGTGAAAATTGAACGAAACTATAAAGAAGGTTTTTTATCCGGGGAATTCAAGGAATATAATCAAGACGGGAAGCTAAAAACTAAAACTATCTATTCAAATGAAGCTAAGGATAGGGAAGTGGAGGCGCATTGGGGAAATGGAGAGGTAAAATCAAAGAAATATTTTAAAGGTGACCAGCCTTTTGGAGAGTGGGAGTTTTATAATGAAAATGGAGGATTGATAAAAATTGAAAATTATAGTAATGGACAACTTCATGGTCCATACTCAGAATATTTTCCAGATGGAGATTTGAAATATGAAGTAAATTATCAGGCAGGTAAAAAGTCTGGATTAGAGATTTTATATTACCCAAATGGACAAGAGAAAGAAACTACCATCTTTAAATTCGGTAAAGCGCATGGCGAGCATTTTAAATACCATGAAAATGGAGAAGTGGCATTAAATGCTAAGTACGCTGGTAGTAAGAAGGTTGAAGAATGGAAATACTTTGATAAGGAAGGCGAATTGCTGAAAACGGAAATTTATTTCAACGATAAATTAAAGGAGACTAAAATGCCTGATAAACAAAATTAG
- a CDS encoding acetyl-CoA C-acyltransferase gives MQEVYIVSAVRTPIGSFGGSLASLSAIDLGSAAIKGALSKANVDAKEVNEVFMGNVVSANLGQAPARQAAIAAGIGFNVPCTTVNKVCSSGMKSVMFGAQSIMLGHADTIVAGGMESMSNIPYYIPKARYGYKYGNGQLIDGLLNDGLWEVYNKFPMGNCADNTAKEMKITREQQDEYAINSYKRVAKATEDGSFKEEIVPVEVPQRKGDPLVISEDEEYKNVRFEKIPSLRPVFAKDGTVTAANASTINDGASALVLMSKEKADALGIKPIAKIRGFGDAAQDPLWFTTAPSLAIPIAMKRAGVSKEEVDFYEINEAFSAVAIANNMELGLDPEKVNVFGGAVALGHPLGASGARIMTTLYSVLNQKNGKIGVAGICNGGGGASAIVIEKM, from the coding sequence ATGCAAGAAGTATATATTGTGTCTGCGGTAAGGACACCCATCGGAAGTTTTGGAGGAAGTTTAGCTAGCTTGAGCGCTATAGATTTAGGCTCTGCAGCAATTAAAGGTGCTTTATCCAAAGCCAATGTAGATGCTAAGGAAGTGAATGAAGTATTCATGGGTAATGTAGTATCTGCTAATTTAGGTCAAGCTCCAGCTAGGCAAGCTGCTATAGCTGCTGGAATTGGGTTTAACGTTCCTTGTACAACCGTTAACAAAGTATGTTCATCAGGTATGAAATCTGTTATGTTTGGTGCCCAAAGCATCATGCTAGGTCATGCAGATACTATCGTAGCAGGAGGAATGGAAAGTATGTCTAATATTCCCTACTATATTCCAAAAGCTCGCTACGGCTATAAATATGGTAATGGTCAATTGATAGACGGATTATTGAACGATGGTCTTTGGGAAGTATATAACAAATTTCCAATGGGAAATTGTGCTGACAATACCGCCAAAGAGATGAAAATTACTCGAGAGCAACAGGATGAATATGCTATCAATTCTTATAAAAGAGTAGCCAAAGCAACCGAAGACGGAAGTTTCAAGGAAGAAATAGTCCCAGTTGAGGTTCCTCAAAGAAAAGGTGATCCATTAGTGATCTCTGAAGATGAAGAATACAAAAATGTAAGATTTGAAAAAATCCCTTCTTTAAGACCCGTGTTTGCAAAGGATGGAACTGTAACGGCAGCAAATGCATCTACTATTAATGATGGAGCGTCTGCATTGGTATTGATGAGCAAAGAAAAAGCTGATGCTTTAGGCATTAAGCCAATTGCTAAGATCAGAGGATTTGGTGATGCTGCTCAAGATCCACTTTGGTTTACTACTGCGCCTTCTTTAGCTATTCCTATTGCTATGAAAAGGGCAGGGGTAAGCAAAGAAGAAGTGGATTTTTATGAAATCAATGAGGCTTTCTCTGCGGTAGCTATTGCTAATAATATGGAATTAGGCTTAGATCCAGAAAAAGTGAATGTATTTGGTGGAGCTGTTGCGCTGGGTCATCCACTAGGAGCTTCTGGTGCCAGAATCATGACAACTTTATATTCTGTATTAAACCAGAAAAATGGTAAAATCGGAGTAGCTGGTATTTGCAATGGCGGTGGCGGTGCTTCTGCTATTGTAATTGAGAAAATGTAA
- a CDS encoding tetratricopeptide repeat protein, whose protein sequence is MKDTVNAFDAYRRVADASNPQLKSKAMLQMGNLSEMQKEYESALSFFKEALKADPTNDKARYNYELLKKKMQEQEKQNQDQNKDQNQDQKDQEKQDQKNKDQQNKEKQDSENQKKGENQEKSQEDQKAEDQQQKENAEKQDGEQNDQEKGKEQEQQKQKEGEEQKEGEEQEMSPSTKQKLEEMNISEEKAQMILEALRNKESQYFQQLRKKATKKQDSGKPDW, encoded by the coding sequence TTGAAGGATACAGTTAATGCTTTTGATGCTTACAGAAGGGTTGCGGATGCTTCAAATCCTCAGTTAAAATCAAAAGCGATGTTGCAAATGGGGAATCTTTCTGAAATGCAAAAAGAGTATGAAAGTGCACTTTCTTTTTTTAAGGAAGCTTTAAAAGCGGATCCTACTAATGATAAAGCACGCTACAATTATGAGTTATTGAAAAAGAAAATGCAGGAGCAAGAAAAGCAGAACCAGGATCAGAATAAGGATCAAAATCAAGACCAAAAAGATCAAGAAAAACAGGATCAGAAAAATAAAGATCAGCAGAATAAAGAAAAACAAGATTCTGAAAACCAGAAAAAAGGAGAGAATCAGGAGAAAAGTCAGGAAGATCAGAAAGCTGAAGATCAGCAGCAAAAGGAAAATGCTGAAAAACAGGATGGAGAACAAAACGATCAGGAAAAAGGAAAAGAGCAAGAGCAGCAAAAGCAAAAAGAAGGTGAAGAGCAAAAAGAGGGAGAAGAACAGGAAATGAGCCCTAGCACCAAACAGAAATTGGAAGAGATGAATATTTCAGAGGAAAAAGCACAAATGATTTTGGAAGCTTTAAGAAATAAGGAATCTCAATATTTTCAACAACTAAGAAAAAAGGCTACCAAAAAGCAAGATTCAGGAAAACCAGATTGGTAA
- a CDS encoding vWA domain-containing protein, whose amino-acid sequence MTWIHSLGAEEIIFIIIFLVLYLAYTYRVFTVARRVGQAYSNILPKFLLRSAIFTLLIVALLGPSFGDDKKEIKAVGKDIMISVDLSASMDANDVAPSRLEKIKYELKNIVDAFNSDRIGLIIFSSEAFVQCPLTYDQNALNLFIETLNTGLVPGSSTDFGSALNMAHEKLTSEAAPSSQQKSKIIILISDGEDFGDDTEGAVSKINDSGIRLFSLGVGTEQGSKIRTRRGYRKDKSGNDIVTKLDSRSLENLADQTDGEYFEINKNKNEVGRLISTINAIEGELKDAKTVDVSANKYFYFLMAAIILLLLDLVTTLKIIKI is encoded by the coding sequence ATGACTTGGATTCACTCCCTCGGGGCGGAAGAGATTATTTTTATCATCATTTTTTTAGTGCTCTATTTGGCTTATACCTATAGGGTTTTCACGGTAGCCAGAAGGGTTGGACAGGCCTATTCTAATATCTTACCGAAATTTCTTTTAAGATCAGCTATTTTCACGCTCTTGATTGTTGCGCTTCTAGGACCTTCCTTTGGAGACGACAAGAAAGAAATTAAAGCCGTGGGGAAGGATATTATGATATCCGTTGATTTATCCGCTTCCATGGATGCTAATGATGTAGCACCTTCCAGACTAGAAAAAATAAAGTATGAATTGAAAAATATTGTGGATGCTTTCAATTCTGATAGAATAGGTTTAATTATATTTTCTTCTGAAGCGTTTGTGCAGTGTCCACTCACGTACGACCAAAATGCGTTGAATTTATTTATAGAAACGCTGAATACTGGTTTGGTGCCTGGTAGCAGTACAGATTTTGGTAGTGCGTTAAATATGGCACACGAAAAATTGACTTCGGAAGCGGCGCCCTCAAGTCAACAAAAATCTAAAATCATTATATTAATCAGTGATGGTGAAGATTTTGGAGATGATACTGAGGGTGCTGTATCTAAAATCAATGATTCAGGAATCCGTTTATTCTCCCTAGGAGTAGGTACAGAACAAGGTAGTAAAATTAGAACTAGAAGAGGTTATAGAAAAGATAAGAGCGGAAATGATATTGTTACCAAGCTGGATTCTCGTTCATTAGAGAATTTGGCTGACCAAACGGATGGTGAATATTTTGAAATCAATAAAAATAAGAATGAAGTGGGTAGGTTGATTTCAACAATTAATGCCATTGAAGGGGAATTAAAAGATGCCAAAACTGTTGATGTATCAGCCAACAAGTATTTTTATTTCTTGATGGCTGCTATCATCTTATTACTCTTAGATTTAGTGACCACACTTAAAATCATTAAGATATGA
- a CDS encoding site-specific integrase, producing MQSTFNISFLIRKARGSKENRTIYVRINVNGKRAEFSSQQSIHEKHWDSKKCFPKSNTIELKRICNHLDRIKFNLSEIYREHIIQNPSISSKDIKNLFLGNGPSEDNYLSDILAYHEEKMKNTLAPGTLKNYGATENYLKRFLAAKHKTDDIKLKDITSKFVFDFEYYLRTSKPIDHHNPLSNNGVMKHMERFKKLINLALKIEWIEKNPFRNFTPKFDRVEREFLTEAELTKIKEKDFGRRLEQVRDIFVFSCYTGLSFIDVANLSEENIIIGMDGEKWISTHRQKTFNKVFLPLLPQAEAILEKYKDNPQAQHRGILLPAASNQKTNAYLKEIADLCEIKKKLTFHIARHTFATTVTLTNGVPIETVSKMLGHTKLANTQIYAKVVENKIGTDMAALKKRLSTNKLVKKAD from the coding sequence ATGCAAAGTACATTTAACATCTCGTTTCTAATCAGAAAAGCAAGAGGTTCTAAAGAAAACAGAACCATCTATGTTCGTATTAATGTAAATGGAAAAAGAGCTGAGTTTTCCTCTCAACAGTCCATCCATGAGAAACATTGGGATTCAAAAAAATGCTTTCCAAAGAGCAACACAATCGAACTCAAAAGAATATGTAATCACCTAGACAGAATAAAATTCAATCTGTCTGAAATCTATCGTGAACATATTATTCAAAACCCTTCCATCTCTTCAAAGGATATCAAAAACCTGTTTTTAGGAAATGGTCCTTCAGAGGACAACTATCTTTCAGATATTCTCGCTTACCACGAAGAAAAAATGAAAAATACCTTGGCTCCAGGTACCTTGAAAAACTATGGTGCAACAGAAAATTATTTAAAACGATTTTTAGCAGCCAAGCATAAAACGGATGACATCAAATTAAAAGACATCACCAGTAAATTCGTTTTTGATTTCGAATATTACTTGAGAACATCCAAGCCCATTGACCATCACAACCCACTTTCTAACAATGGAGTGATGAAACACATGGAGCGCTTTAAAAAGCTGATCAATCTCGCATTGAAAATTGAGTGGATTGAGAAGAATCCATTTAGAAATTTCACTCCAAAATTCGACAGAGTTGAAAGAGAATTCTTAACCGAAGCAGAATTAACCAAAATTAAAGAAAAGGATTTTGGAAGAAGGTTAGAGCAAGTACGGGATATTTTTGTGTTCAGCTGTTATACAGGATTATCCTTTATAGATGTAGCCAACTTATCCGAGGAAAATATCATAATTGGAATGGATGGCGAGAAATGGATCTCAACCCACCGACAGAAAACTTTTAACAAAGTATTTCTTCCATTACTACCTCAAGCCGAAGCAATATTGGAGAAGTATAAAGACAATCCGCAAGCTCAACACAGAGGTATTCTACTTCCAGCAGCTTCCAACCAAAAAACAAACGCCTATCTAAAAGAGATTGCTGACCTATGCGAAATCAAGAAAAAGCTAACATTCCATATCGCTCGTCATACCTTCGCTACAACGGTGACTTTAACCAATGGCGTTCCTATTGAAACGGTGAGCAAGATGCTTGGCCATACAAAACTGGCCAATACTCAAATTTATGCCAAGGTAGTTGAGAATAAAATTGGAACTGATATGGCGGCACTTAAGAAAAGGCTTAGCACCAATAAATTAGTAAAAAAGGCAGATTGA
- a CDS encoding helix-turn-helix domain-containing protein, whose amino-acid sequence MAAEVITTDDLREFKLELVDEFKKLLSEQKGVSTKKWLKSDEVRKLLGISPGTLQNLRVNGTLPFTKMGGVLYYDSQDIHSILEQNKIN is encoded by the coding sequence ATGGCAGCAGAAGTTATCACAACAGACGACTTAAGAGAATTCAAACTTGAACTCGTGGACGAGTTCAAAAAGCTCCTTTCAGAGCAAAAAGGAGTTTCAACCAAAAAATGGTTGAAATCAGATGAGGTTAGAAAACTCTTGGGCATTAGTCCAGGAACACTTCAAAACCTCAGGGTAAACGGCACCTTGCCCTTCACTAAAATGGGTGGGGTTTTATACTACGATTCTCAGGACATTCACAGCATTTTGGAACAAAACAAAATAAACTGA
- a CDS encoding AAA family ATPase, with protein MDNQPKNYSSTKFQFEKCLEFLLKAGQSEFGNHFQISEADHETIFKILAYFYEDEEICKNYKISTRKGLLLTGPVGCGKTTLMMLFRHFLHSVHKYPVKSTREISYEFLDHGFSLINKYSKAHFQRYQDQMVPRTLCLDDLGLESTIKHFGNETNTIAEILLNRYSLFTTRGMITHATTNLNPDELENLYGNRVRSRMREMFNLISFNSKDKRM; from the coding sequence ATGGACAATCAACCTAAAAACTACTCCTCCACCAAATTCCAATTCGAAAAATGCCTTGAATTCCTCCTCAAAGCAGGCCAATCAGAATTCGGTAACCACTTTCAAATCAGTGAGGCCGATCATGAAACCATCTTCAAAATACTAGCCTATTTCTATGAAGACGAAGAGATCTGCAAAAACTACAAAATCTCAACAAGAAAAGGATTACTCCTTACAGGACCAGTAGGCTGCGGCAAAACAACCCTCATGATGCTATTCCGACATTTCCTCCACTCAGTCCATAAATACCCGGTCAAATCAACCAGAGAAATTTCTTACGAATTTCTCGATCATGGCTTTTCCCTAATCAATAAATACTCAAAAGCCCACTTCCAACGCTACCAAGACCAAATGGTGCCTCGCACCCTTTGTCTTGATGATCTAGGCCTAGAATCCACCATCAAACATTTTGGAAATGAAACCAACACAATAGCCGAAATCCTCCTCAACCGTTACAGTCTTTTCACAACCAGAGGAATGATTACACATGCTACAACCAACTTAAATCCTGATGAATTGGAGAATCTCTATGGAAACAGAGTAAGGTCACGAATGAGAGAAATGTTTAATCTCATCTCGTTTAATTCAAAAGACAAAAGAATGTAG
- a CDS encoding DUF3703 domain-containing protein yields MNFNTLMPERLKIYYCKELELYREYLNKKELPKAWQQLERAHVLGQPYPFQHSEVHWLMLKFGIRIKSTKEIIGQIPRLLVGGVKSFVGRIPVGNTGGANVPPLQSMPIEKDILDIIDKVKIESKAS; encoded by the coding sequence ATGAATTTCAATACATTAATGCCTGAAAGACTCAAAATTTATTACTGCAAAGAATTGGAATTATATAGGGAATACTTAAATAAAAAAGAATTGCCAAAAGCCTGGCAACAGTTAGAACGGGCTCATGTCTTAGGCCAGCCCTATCCTTTTCAACATTCCGAAGTTCATTGGTTGATGTTAAAATTTGGCATAAGAATAAAAAGCACTAAAGAAATTATTGGGCAGATACCTAGATTACTTGTAGGGGGTGTGAAATCTTTTGTGGGAAGGATTCCTGTGGGGAATACAGGGGGAGCTAATGTTCCTCCGTTGCAATCCATGCCAATTGAAAAAGATATTCTAGATATTATTGATAAAGTAAAAATAGAAAGTAAGGCTTCCTAA